In Pirellulales bacterium, the following proteins share a genomic window:
- a CDS encoding glutamate-5-semialdehyde dehydrogenase produces MAIAETQDLKQYCRDVARRARAASEALVQAGGQKKIDWLRRSAELLRERSADVQAANNQDLVAAPSYGLTDAETDRLRLTPARIESIAAALEEVAVLPDPVGELIESNVRPNGLEVSKVRVPLGVVFFIYESRPNVTADAAAICVKSGNAVILRGGKEAAHSSRVIVDLLCEALDEAALPVDAVQLVGTADREAVGHFLRLPEFIDLAIPRGGEGLIRRVAAEARMPVIKHFTGNCHIYVDRAADLEMAERITINAKCQRMGVCNAAESLLVHADIAQEFLLLIGDALAGKGIEIRGDDRTVHLVPAARPATDEDYATEYLGPIISAKVVGSIDEAIRHINQYGSHHTDAIVTNDLAAAREFTARVDSAAVMVNASTRFNDGGEFGLGAEIGISTDKFHARGPCGIKELTTYKWVVYGNGQVRGEGRGTRDDGSK; encoded by the coding sequence TGCTCCGCGAGCGGTCGGCGGATGTCCAAGCGGCGAACAACCAGGATCTGGTCGCGGCGCCAAGCTACGGACTTACCGATGCGGAAACCGATCGCCTCCGCCTCACACCCGCACGCATCGAATCGATTGCTGCCGCTTTGGAAGAAGTTGCCGTCCTGCCCGATCCAGTCGGCGAGTTGATCGAATCCAATGTCCGGCCGAATGGACTGGAAGTATCCAAGGTCCGAGTGCCATTGGGGGTCGTGTTTTTCATCTATGAGTCGCGGCCCAATGTGACGGCCGATGCGGCAGCGATCTGCGTCAAGAGCGGGAATGCCGTGATCCTTCGCGGCGGCAAGGAAGCGGCCCATTCGAGCCGGGTGATCGTCGATCTATTGTGCGAGGCCCTCGACGAGGCGGCACTGCCGGTGGACGCCGTGCAACTCGTGGGCACGGCGGATCGCGAGGCCGTGGGCCACTTTCTGCGGCTGCCCGAATTCATCGATTTGGCGATTCCGCGCGGCGGCGAGGGGTTGATCCGCCGCGTTGCCGCTGAGGCGCGGATGCCGGTCATCAAACACTTCACGGGTAATTGCCATATATACGTCGATCGGGCGGCCGATCTCGAAATGGCCGAGCGAATCACGATCAACGCCAAGTGCCAGCGGATGGGAGTTTGCAACGCGGCCGAATCGCTGCTCGTGCATGCCGACATCGCGCAAGAGTTCTTGCTGCTAATCGGAGACGCGCTTGCCGGCAAAGGAATCGAAATCCGCGGCGACGACCGCACGGTCCATTTGGTTCCAGCGGCTCGTCCGGCGACTGACGAAGATTACGCGACCGAATACTTGGGTCCGATCATTTCCGCCAAGGTCGTCGGATCGATCGACGAAGCGATCCGGCATATCAATCAATATGGATCGCATCACACGGACGCGATCGTGACCAACGATCTCGCGGCCGCCCGCGAGTTCACGGCCCGCGTGGATAGCGCGGCGGTGATGGTCAATGCCAGCACACGGTTCAACGACGGCGGCGAATTTGGTCTCGGCGCAGAGATTGGCATAAGCACCGACAAATTCCACGCCCGCGGCCCCTGTGGCATCAAGGAACTGACCACGTACAAGTGGGTTGTGTATGGAAACGGACAAGTGAGGGGCGAGGGGCGAGGGACGAGGGACGACGGGAGCAAGTAG
- the fliM gene encoding flagellar motor switch protein FliM, producing MVGDVLSQAEVESLLNAMEGVPKAPEGGPPDLAPFPKLREKVTPYDFKRPERVGKEQMRALQTLHEGFSRNFGAALSGLLRSIVEVKLTSVDQLTYSEFIFSLENPTCFNLLRAEPLEGNLILDINPSILYPIIDRLLGGGRDPAPIARRPLTEIELRLVSRITSLFLEELRHAWENVVDLKLSVERVESNPQLVQIVPPNEVVVLVSFELTLGEIRGMLNFCIPFNSIERIGNKLSSNSWISYGRRNATPETRQQIGRNIKGAIVELVAELAETRISTADLISLRVGDIITTEKDVHDPLVIQVEGVTKFRAHPGALKGHKAIQIEQTLGLQPTATPPKAANPVPAKK from the coding sequence ATGGTCGGAGACGTGCTAAGTCAGGCTGAAGTCGAAAGCCTGCTCAATGCGATGGAAGGTGTCCCAAAGGCGCCGGAGGGCGGTCCCCCCGATCTCGCTCCGTTCCCCAAGCTGCGCGAAAAAGTCACTCCCTACGACTTCAAACGGCCGGAACGCGTCGGCAAGGAGCAAATGCGGGCATTGCAAACGCTGCATGAGGGGTTTAGCCGAAATTTCGGGGCGGCACTTTCCGGTCTACTGCGAAGCATCGTCGAAGTGAAGCTCACTAGCGTCGATCAACTCACTTACAGCGAATTCATCTTCAGCCTTGAAAATCCGACCTGCTTTAATCTGCTTCGGGCTGAGCCACTCGAAGGCAACCTGATTCTCGACATCAACCCCTCGATCCTCTATCCGATCATCGACCGCTTGCTCGGCGGCGGCCGCGATCCGGCGCCAATCGCCCGCCGCCCATTGACCGAGATCGAGCTGCGGCTGGTCTCGCGGATCACGAGCCTGTTTCTGGAGGAATTGCGGCACGCTTGGGAAAACGTGGTCGATCTGAAACTTTCTGTCGAACGGGTCGAGAGCAATCCACAGTTGGTGCAGATCGTGCCGCCGAACGAAGTCGTGGTGCTGGTGAGCTTCGAACTCACGCTCGGCGAAATCCGGGGGATGTTGAATTTCTGCATCCCATTCAATTCGATCGAGCGAATCGGCAACAAGCTCTCTTCGAATAGTTGGATCAGCTATGGCCGCCGCAACGCAACTCCTGAAACGCGCCAGCAGATCGGCCGCAACATCAAAGGCGCGATCGTCGAACTCGTCGCCGAACTCGCCGAAACGCGGATCAGCACGGCGGACCTGATCAGTCTGCGCGTGGGCGACATTATTACGACCGAGAAAGACGTGCATGATCCGTTGGTGATTCAAGTCGAAGGAGTCACCAAATTTCGCGCCCACCCCGGCGCCCTCAAGGGCCATAAGGCGATTCAAATCGAGCAAACCCTTGGTCTGCAACCGACGGCAACGCCGCCGAAAGCTGCAAATCCGGTTCCGGCGAAGAAATAG
- a CDS encoding aminotransferase class III-fold pyridoxal phosphate-dependent enzyme, which produces MPSTPHLATRLPGPKAAAWLVRDERFMSPSYTRIYPLVVARGYGSTIEDVDGNRFLDFTAGIAVTSTGHCHPEVVAAIVDQAQQLIHMSGTDFYYPPEIELAERLARLAPGATPKRVFFTNSGTESIEAALKLARHRTGRPRVISFAGAFHGRTYGGMSLSASKAIHRRGFGPLVPGVHHLPFDCTRREIEELFATTVPPDEVAAIFVEPIQGEGGYRVPSAGFLPMLREVCDHHHILLVMDEIQSGLGRTGRMFACQHFGPMAMPDILCVAKGIASGLPLGAMIARADLMDWPPGSHASTFGGNPVCCRAALATLNLIEREYRANAAARGDQLRIGLDRLSTEIRWLSAPRGLGLMQAFDVLRGNVPDPRRRDQFVQVAFHRGMLLLPCGRAGVRLCPPLCITPEEIAAGLAILREVAAAA; this is translated from the coding sequence ATGCCTTCAACGCCGCATCTTGCGACGCGCCTTCCCGGCCCGAAGGCCGCCGCCTGGCTGGTCCGCGACGAGCGGTTCATGTCGCCGTCTTATACGCGAATCTATCCGCTGGTGGTCGCCCGCGGATACGGCTCGACGATCGAAGACGTCGATGGCAACCGGTTCCTGGATTTCACGGCCGGGATCGCCGTCACCTCGACCGGCCATTGCCATCCCGAGGTAGTCGCGGCGATTGTGGATCAGGCGCAGCAGTTGATCCACATGTCGGGGACCGATTTTTACTATCCTCCGGAGATTGAGTTGGCCGAGCGGTTGGCTCGGCTCGCGCCCGGCGCCACCCCGAAGCGCGTATTCTTCACGAACAGCGGAACGGAGAGCATCGAGGCGGCGCTCAAGCTGGCTCGCCATCGGACGGGGCGCCCGCGGGTGATCTCGTTCGCCGGCGCGTTCCACGGCCGCACCTACGGCGGCATGTCGCTCAGCGCATCGAAGGCGATCCACCGGCGCGGTTTCGGCCCACTTGTGCCGGGCGTCCATCATCTGCCATTCGACTGCACCCGGCGCGAGATTGAGGAATTATTCGCCACCACGGTTCCACCGGATGAAGTGGCGGCCATTTTCGTCGAGCCAATCCAGGGAGAAGGAGGTTATCGCGTGCCATCGGCCGGTTTTCTGCCGATGCTACGCGAAGTCTGCGACCATCATCACATCTTGCTGGTCATGGATGAAATTCAATCGGGTCTGGGACGGACCGGCCGGATGTTCGCCTGCCAGCATTTCGGACCGATGGCGATGCCCGACATTCTCTGCGTCGCCAAGGGAATCGCGAGCGGACTGCCGCTCGGAGCAATGATCGCGCGGGCTGATTTGATGGATTGGCCACCAGGGAGCCATGCGTCGACATTTGGCGGAAATCCCGTTTGCTGCCGGGCGGCATTGGCGACGTTGAATCTGATCGAACGGGAGTATCGAGCCAACGCGGCCGCTCGCGGCGACCAATTGCGGATCGGCTTGGATCGACTGAGCACGGAGATTCGCTGGCTGAGCGCCCCTCGCGGCCTCGGCCTGATGCAGGCGTTCGACGTGCTCCGCGGCAACGTGCCCGATCCGCGCCGTCGCGACCAATTCGTTCAAGTCGCCTTCCATCGCGGCATGCTGCTCTTGCCCTGCGGCCGCGCCGGCGTCCGTCTCTGCCCGCCGCTCTGCATCACGCCCGAGGAAATCGCCGCCGGGCTAGCAATTCTGCGCGAAGTTGCGGCCGCGGCGTAG
- a CDS encoding aldehyde dehydrogenase family protein, whose translation MATTKVLPPTMRQFIGGRWETGAAGGMLENRNPARFDEVLGLFPRGTNADVDGAVAAAREAFPAWRRMSRIRRGELFLKLTDLIRGEIDALAAALAQESGKVLDEARAEVVEGLHMVEYVFGTARQPTGSVLESEVSAKDLYVRRKPRGVVAVITPWNFPFAVPLWMIGPSLIEGNTVVFKPSEETPAIGERLVRLFDEAGFPAGMINLVHGLGEEVGAALAGHPDVDVVCFTGSYQVGSQIRKLAAESDHKTCALEMGSKSAVIVCEDANLELACNAAVLSAFKTTGQRCVSAGRVLVHERVFDRFANEFCERTRRLRFGDPFDRGSFAGPLINQAAVDKVTHYNQLAIDEGAEILVEGGRMTGTDRAGGYFMSPLVYKQRYAPELRTIHEEVFGPHVALIPYRDDAEAVRIYNDTPYGLSMAVITEEYRRWRYYRDECDYGMGYVNLPCIGAEVHLPFGGVKRSGNGQPSAAALVDAVTHKTSFTVNHERGITMAQGMSAKMDT comes from the coding sequence CGCAATCCAGCCCGGTTCGATGAGGTGCTAGGGCTGTTTCCACGCGGCACTAACGCCGACGTGGACGGGGCCGTCGCGGCCGCCCGAGAGGCATTTCCGGCTTGGCGGCGGATGAGCCGCATCCGCCGTGGCGAGTTGTTTCTCAAGCTGACCGATCTAATTCGCGGCGAGATCGACGCGCTCGCCGCCGCGCTGGCCCAAGAAAGCGGCAAGGTGCTCGACGAAGCTCGGGCCGAGGTGGTCGAAGGGCTGCACATGGTCGAATATGTCTTCGGTACCGCGCGGCAGCCGACGGGTTCCGTGCTGGAATCTGAAGTCAGTGCGAAGGACCTATATGTCCGCAGAAAGCCGCGCGGAGTTGTTGCCGTGATTACTCCCTGGAACTTTCCATTCGCCGTGCCGCTCTGGATGATCGGCCCCAGCTTGATCGAAGGAAATACAGTCGTCTTCAAACCGTCGGAGGAAACCCCGGCGATCGGCGAACGGCTCGTGCGGTTGTTCGACGAAGCCGGTTTTCCCGCGGGAATGATCAATCTCGTGCATGGTCTCGGCGAGGAAGTTGGGGCGGCGCTCGCCGGGCATCCCGACGTCGACGTGGTTTGCTTTACCGGCAGCTATCAGGTCGGCTCACAGATTCGCAAGCTGGCCGCCGAGAGCGACCACAAGACGTGCGCCCTGGAAATGGGATCGAAGAGCGCTGTGATCGTTTGCGAGGATGCGAATCTCGAACTGGCCTGCAATGCCGCAGTGCTGAGCGCCTTCAAAACGACCGGCCAGCGCTGTGTATCCGCGGGACGAGTCTTGGTCCACGAACGAGTATTTGATCGGTTCGCAAACGAATTCTGCGAACGCACGAGGCGGCTCAGATTTGGCGACCCGTTCGATCGGGGTTCGTTTGCCGGGCCGCTTATTAATCAGGCCGCGGTCGATAAGGTGACGCACTATAACCAATTGGCAATCGACGAGGGTGCCGAGATCCTCGTCGAAGGGGGCCGCATGACCGGAACCGACCGGGCCGGCGGTTATTTCATGTCGCCGCTGGTTTACAAGCAGCGATATGCGCCGGAGCTGCGCACGATTCACGAGGAAGTGTTCGGTCCGCATGTCGCTCTGATTCCATATCGCGACGATGCCGAGGCCGTGCGGATTTACAACGACACTCCGTACGGGCTTTCGATGGCCGTGATCACCGAGGAATATCGCCGCTGGCGGTACTATCGCGACGAATGCGATTATGGGATGGGCTATGTCAATCTGCCCTGCATCGGCGCCGAGGTGCATTTGCCATTCGGCGGCGTGAAACGGAGCGGCAACGGCCAGCCCTCCGCGGCGGCCTTGGTCGATGCCGTGACTCATAAAACATCGTTCACCGTAAACCACGAGCGCGGCATTACGATGGCCCAAGGAATGAGCGCGAAAATGGATACGTAG